In the Ensifer adhaerens genome, one interval contains:
- the hxsB gene encoding His-Xaa-Ser system radical SAM maturase HxsB, which translates to MSVVPLKFRPHTDGLLIFADDVGGYFKSDHAFLHRYACGQLTSSDRAFLSTNGHAYDSVGDLSFSGYEHRFAERFYLPRELDYVILVPSLRCNLACGYCQVSRVNENTPGFDWEDVTLEAVINFLDSLTAKKIKVEFQGGEPLLRLDIITKVREFCRQRFEACEIVICTNLQEVSGPAWDLLAGPDIFVSTSLDGDRITHQKQRTVTAPATDQFFANLEFAVGHLGPEKISALPTIDPHNAPSPQEVINTYLSYGIRSIYLRPVNHQGFARKKFDARTSAATWNAYHASFIDALIEHNWSSDVAIEEYYFVHCLRRVLRSGHNGHVDLRNPNIVGHSYVVIDYDGKIYPTDEARMVTRVGQFDLSMGDVFAGISSKTIDSLNAEALNNFHPDCVHCPYQAFCGVDLVDDISRYGRIDLPKHLTDFCQRHMSIFDRIFAMIYSDDPKVQKTLALWSGAPRFDPLLAKVHK; encoded by the coding sequence TTGTCGGTCGTTCCTCTTAAATTCCGACCCCATACTGACGGGCTTCTGATTTTTGCAGACGACGTTGGTGGATACTTCAAGTCGGACCATGCCTTCTTGCACCGCTACGCATGCGGTCAACTGACATCCAGCGACCGCGCCTTTTTGAGCACCAACGGCCACGCATACGACTCCGTTGGCGATCTCTCTTTTTCCGGGTACGAGCATCGTTTTGCCGAGCGGTTCTATCTTCCGCGTGAACTGGACTACGTAATCCTGGTCCCTTCCCTCAGATGCAATTTGGCCTGTGGGTACTGCCAGGTGTCGCGTGTCAACGAAAACACTCCTGGCTTCGACTGGGAAGACGTGACACTCGAGGCCGTCATCAACTTCCTAGACAGCCTGACTGCGAAAAAGATCAAGGTCGAGTTCCAGGGCGGCGAGCCGCTGCTGCGCCTCGACATCATTACGAAGGTTCGAGAGTTCTGCAGGCAGCGGTTCGAGGCATGCGAAATCGTGATCTGCACAAACCTGCAGGAGGTCAGCGGCCCTGCCTGGGATTTGTTAGCAGGGCCCGATATCTTCGTCAGCACGTCCTTGGACGGCGATCGGATCACTCATCAAAAGCAGCGGACGGTCACCGCGCCAGCAACCGATCAATTTTTCGCAAACTTAGAGTTTGCGGTGGGCCATCTGGGGCCGGAAAAGATCTCAGCCCTGCCAACGATCGATCCGCACAATGCGCCCTCCCCTCAAGAGGTCATCAATACATATCTCAGCTATGGCATCCGATCGATCTACCTGCGTCCCGTGAACCATCAGGGCTTTGCCAGAAAGAAGTTTGACGCACGCACGAGCGCTGCTACTTGGAATGCCTATCATGCCTCGTTCATCGATGCGCTCATCGAACACAATTGGTCCTCAGATGTCGCCATCGAAGAATACTATTTCGTGCACTGTCTGCGGCGAGTGCTGAGATCCGGCCACAACGGTCATGTGGATCTGCGCAATCCCAACATCGTCGGACACAGCTACGTCGTGATCGATTATGACGGAAAGATATACCCGACAGATGAAGCGCGAATGGTGACTCGTGTGGGGCAGTTCGATCTCTCTATGGGTGATGTTTTCGCAGGAATTTCTTCCAAAACGATCGACAGCCTGAATGCGGAAGCTCTCAACAACTTCCATCCGGACTGCGTGCACTGTCCATACCAGGCATTTTGCGGGGTCGACCTTGTCGATGATATTTCTCGTTACGGCCGGATCGATCTCCCGAAACACCTGACCGACTTCTGTCAGCGCCACATGTCGATTTTCGACAGGATATTCGCGATGATCTATTCCGACGATCCCAAGGTCCAGAAGACCCTGGCCCTCTGGTCAGGCGCCCCGCGCTTCGATCCCCTGCTCGCCAAGGTGCACAAATGA
- a CDS encoding DUF4118 domain-containing protein — protein MRKVHMRPHFEERRPASYSALVALACVVLATLLRMLIDPVVDGVPFITFFPAVALAAYLGGPSAGAATMLVGGLVAAYLWVPPLHSLALSRAGWFTTAVYGLVSTMLIVLIQRLGEAARRAKAAEETSRLYAREMVHRTANVVTLVQALASMTFKDGGSPEEQRRLFDSRLVALGAALTAPMDGNGHQDVLAMARTVLLPFGNRIQVTGPCVGVTPEVAAKLALIFNELGTNAVKHGALGTATGSVTVAASIVGDTLVIQWCEKGGPPVDPSPQRRGFGSRLLNSSSSGRGVGGSRLQPYGPHRADNGSTEPAQSLVDSAVWRRLSPTPERACAPLSEHIALGEC, from the coding sequence ATGAGAAAAGTCCACATGCGTCCCCACTTCGAAGAAAGACGCCCCGCTTCCTATAGCGCGCTCGTCGCGCTGGCCTGTGTTGTTCTCGCGACGTTGCTTCGGATGCTGATCGACCCGGTGGTGGATGGTGTGCCTTTCATAACCTTCTTCCCGGCCGTTGCTCTAGCCGCTTACCTTGGTGGTCCGTCTGCAGGCGCGGCGACGATGTTGGTTGGCGGGTTGGTGGCTGCCTATTTATGGGTTCCGCCGCTTCACTCGCTGGCCCTCAGTCGCGCCGGGTGGTTTACAACTGCGGTCTATGGACTCGTCTCCACGATGCTCATCGTCCTGATACAAAGACTGGGTGAAGCAGCTCGCCGCGCGAAAGCGGCGGAGGAGACGTCGAGGCTCTACGCTCGCGAAATGGTTCACCGGACCGCCAATGTGGTAACGCTTGTTCAAGCCCTTGCCAGCATGACGTTCAAAGACGGCGGCAGTCCTGAGGAACAGAGACGACTTTTCGACTCCCGACTTGTCGCTCTGGGGGCGGCTTTGACGGCGCCAATGGACGGGAATGGACACCAGGATGTCCTGGCTATGGCTCGCACGGTTCTGCTCCCCTTTGGAAATCGCATCCAAGTAACCGGACCCTGTGTCGGGGTAACGCCCGAAGTTGCTGCGAAGCTCGCCCTGATTTTCAATGAACTCGGCACGAATGCTGTCAAACATGGAGCTCTTGGCACGGCCACAGGCAGCGTGACGGTGGCGGCCTCCATAGTGGGCGATACATTGGTGATCCAATGGTGTGAGAAGGGCGGGCCGCCGGTCGACCCATCCCCGCAGCGTCGCGGTTTTGGCAGCCGCCTTCTCAATAGCTCTTCCTCCGGACGCGGGGTCGGTGGAAGTCGACTTCAACCCTATGGGCCTCATCGCGCGGATAACGGTTCGACAGAGCCAGCTCAAAGCCTAGTGGATTCGGCCGTTTGGCGGCGCCTGTCTCCGACACCGGAAAGGGCGTGCGCTCCGCTGAGCGAACATATTGCCCTCGGCGAATGCTGA